GTCAAGCACATGAACTAACAACAAACAATAATCTCCCTCCATGATTGGAAATATATGTATAAGCAGCGTTCGTCCTGCCAAACGTCAGGCGTACTTATATACTAACCACTTGTATTTCTACAGCTGAAACAACGGACAGGGGGACTCGTACGAGCTGCCTATGGCCACCCAACGATCTACTTCGATCTCGTCCTCACAGTTAGAAATCAAATCCCCCAAACAGATTCGAAGCAGGCAGACAACAGGCACTCTCTCCGGTTTCGGCGCCTCAAATCCGCCACTCTCTCCGTTTACATTTACATTTACAGACAACAGGCAGATCCAAGCGCGAGCCCCGGGTGGGtatgggggaggggggaggaggtgggGTTTGTACCTTGCGACCGGGAGAGATCTCCGCCGATCTAAGCAGCGCCCACCGCAGCGCCATCTCCGCCTCCGCTTGGCCTCGAGTCCGTCGGATTTGGGGAAAAACCGGGGAGAGGCTAGTGTGGTGTGGGGAGGAGAAACGGGGCGAGCTCCAGGCCAGGTGCAGGAGGGGAAAACCAGCGCTCTTCGAGGCCGCGGCTGTCGTGTGTGGAGGGGGCTTTTGCCAGCTCCCGTGCTAAGGAGATGCGGCCCAGCCCACGAGTCGCTGCTTCATTTTCTATTCCCCAGGCCAGGCCCATTCCCCACGGCACTCTCTCACGACAACGTGTTGACTTTCTTTCTTCTAAAAAAAAAACGTGTTGACTTTCTTCTTAGTTAACTAGATGGAAAAAAAAACAGAGCTCCCGCGATCGCTTGGCGATCTGGCGGCGACGGAGAGAAAGAGGTGGTGAGATGGCGGCGGCAAATCCGGCGGAGACTCCGGCGAGGAGAGGCGTCAATACGGGCGTGGGCTCCGGCGGGGGGCTCATCCCTGTGTTGGAATGGGACGACATCAAGGCCAAGTCCAGGCGCATACTGCGGCGATCCACAAATCGAGCGAGATGCTGGGAAAGGATGAAGAAGCGGGCAAAGGATCTACTCCACGGGAGCCCAGGTGAGATCGTATCTGATCTGGAAGGGGAGGTCACGACCCACGGGTGCAATGGCAAGAATATGAGGATCCCAGTGGAATCAAGGGAAATAAATGGGGAAAATTCGTTTCTATCTTTGAAATGGAAAATCCTGTTGAGGTCGATTTCTATGGAGGAAAATTCCACTGATCCGGGGGGAGGGGAGCTGTTTCCGTTGAGAGACGGTAAGGGGAAATTAGGAATTAAAGGGAGCGTTCATATCTATATAATTAGAGGAAAGGGAGAAATTAGAGCGAGTTTCCTTTGGAAACTGCCTATTCAAGATCTTTTATTTCTTGTTAAATGCATAAATTCTGTCCCGGCGATTTCAACCTTGGGAGAGAGGAATAGCTATTTTAGCTCCAGATCGCTATGCTTTGGCAATCCAACTCGTATCAAAGAAAAGAGTCTTCTGCCTATTCCCTTGTGTCTGTCCCCTGCTGTGCAGTTTTGGGCTTGTAGGGGAAACATGGAAAAGAAAGGGGAGGCGGAGAAGGAGATGAACACGATGGCGGCGCGACGTGAGCCGGCGGTCCCCAGCGGGGATGGCTCCACGCCACATAACAACGAGGGGGCGGTGGAGAGACGCCCCCGAGGGGGGTGTTCCCCACTGATCATCGACATGGAGGCGGCGAGGAGGGCTATCAGTGGTTCCCTAGTGGTGGGGTGTTTCCTATCGCCCTTCCAAGTGAATCCGCAGATCCTCGTCAATGAACTCCGTGCTATTTCGGCATGGAAGCTACAAGGTGGGGTCACCGTTCAAGAGGTGGCCAGCGTAGACGGGAGGTTCGTCCTCAACTTCTCCATCGAAGAAGATAGAAAGTTTGTCCTGAAGGCCCAGCCATGGCATTACAAGCTCGATGGTATCATCTTCGCCGAGTTCGACGACAAGGGTGACCCGGCGGAGATTGACCTTGGAGCTATGCCCATATGGGCCCAGGTTCGTGACCTCCCATTCGAGATAAAAACGGAGAGTGTGGGCAGGTCCCTAGGGGGCCAAATTGGTGAGGTGATTGCCGTATCACACCGAAATCACATGATTGTAGAGAAGTTTTTGCGAATTCGAGTGAAAATTCCGCTACATGAGCCACTCAAGCATAGGGTAGAATTCACCCCTTTAGGCAGCGATGAGAGTATTCAATTTGATGTGCGCTATGAAAAATTGCCATTGTACTGTGAGTGTTGTGGGCTTGTAGGCCACACATCTGAGAGGTTCTGCAGAATTCCGAAGGAAATTAGAGTAGCATCTTTTCCAAAAAATCTTAGTGTAGATGCTTACTGGAAAGGACAATTGGCAAGCAAAAGAGCTATTATGTTCAATGGCCCAAACAGTAACATTATGCCAGGGCTACAGAGGGAATGATGATCAAGGTGACTAAGGTCGTGAGTGATCTCGCGGTGACGGAAAAGGGAAATGCGGTGGTCACGATGACGGGCACCCCGGCGACGGGGGGATCAGGCCAGGGGGCCTCCAGCTCAGCCAGGTGGGCCAGGCTCCTGTGGCAACTCCGGCGGCCACTCGCGGGGTTGGTTCTGGTCAGGAGGACCGGAATACAGCCCTGGTCACCCCTGCAAGCCTCGTCCAGGAGGGCCTGAGGCTGGTGGCGATAGCAGGCACCCATCTGGGTGTTCTGCCGTTCGGCCAGGAGGGTCGGGCCCCTGAGGCACCACTGCATGCTAGTCTTGGGTCTGCTACTGATCAGGAGGATCGGGTAGCAGACTCGGGCGCCCATGCCAGCTCTGGCCAGGGGCCGGCGCTGATGGAAACCACCCGTCCGGGTATCTCTCCTGGACAGGAGGGCCAAGGGGTGATGCGGCTGGCTGATCATCTCTGTTACAATGCAGCCCAAGAGGGTCAGGGTGTCCTGCTCATGGGTGAAACCAGCCATGCAACTACTAATGATCAACCTGATCAAATCTTGTTTAAACCAGGGGTGCTGGAGGCCTTATCAGGAGCGGTGGCTGCAAGGCTTGCTGCTGCAAGTGCTAATACTGGTGATGTGTTTAACTTTAGTGCTAAGAAGAAGCCTATGCAGGTTAAGCCAAAGAGTAagggggaaaagaaaaaaaaggaaggaggAATTGAGAGGGCTGAGGACGCGCGTAGTAAACTTTTAGGGGAAAAAGGAAGAAACCCATTTGAAGTCGCACCAGCAGGCAGTGACATAGAGTTCTCTTTTGAAAAAACCATGGATAGTTATGAGCGTGTGTTGTATGGTGATATGTACGCTTCCTCTAAGAGAGTGTGTACAGGTAGGGTGGAAACAGTAACGGATGGAGATGGGGTAACTACACATGTAACAAAGGAGACAGAGGGGAAAGAAGAGGCATATGTGCAGCAGAGGAGAGAATCGGTTGGAGATGATGGCGCATCGGCGGCCTCCGAGGAGGAGGTCCGCTGGGCCAAATGAAAATCATAGATTGGAACTGCCGTGGTATGCTCTCCCCCACGGCAGTTCGCGGGCTCTTGGATCTACAAGGGCGAACCAAGGTAGACTTATTTTTCTTTCGGAGTCTCATTTGAATAAATGTAAAGCCGGTGAGCTATGTCGTGTTTTTGATTTTGATTCGATGTTTGTAGTGGAGAGTGATGGTCGGACCGGTGGCCTTATTATGTTTTACCACAAAATGAATAAAGTTGTTTTAAACTATGTGTCGGCTAATTTGATAGATGTTCTGTTTCTGAATGACAATGTTGTACAATGGCGTTTTACGGGTTTTTATGGTCATCCGAATTGGAGGGATCGTAATTTGTCGTGGGAGGATATTCATAATTTGCACAATAAagggggtcacccttgggtggttTTGGGAGATTTTAACGAAATTCTACTGTCTTCCGAAAAGGAGGGAGGCAATGCAAGACCTAACGCAATGATGAGGGAATTTCGTAATTGTTAGGGAGAGTGCGGGCTCAAAGATATGGGATGTATTGGGGACCCTTTCACTTGGAGGAGGGGCGATGTTAGGGAGAGGCTTGACCGTGCGGTTTGTAATGTGGAAAACAAATTCCCTAGGTCGGCAGTAATAAATGAAGAACATGTACATTCCGATCATCGCCCTATCATTCTGGATACAGAATACTTTGATGGCAATATTTTTAACCACCCAGAAAGCCGACAGAAGCAATTTGAAGCCTGATGGTTCAAAGAAGCAACCGTTGAAGAAATTGTACATACAGCGTGGGAAAAAGCAAAATTACGGGGTATTGGGCCCTCTCTTGCTGAGCATACACGGGCGATGAATGCGGATTTACATATTTGGGATCGGGATATTCTCAGAGGACGGAAAAAAAGAATTAATAAATTAAAAAAGAATTAGAAAAGCTACCAAGGGGTCCTATGAACGTGGAGTCCCAAGCACGACAAAAGGAGATTCTGGTCCTAATTGAAAATCTTTTG
This region of Triticum aestivum cultivar Chinese Spring chromosome 2D, IWGSC CS RefSeq v2.1, whole genome shotgun sequence genomic DNA includes:
- the LOC123052671 gene encoding uncharacterized protein, with amino-acid sequence MAAANPAETPARRGVNTGVGSGGGLIPVLEWDDIKAKSRRILRRSTNRARCWERMKKRAKDLLHGSPGRVETVTDGDGVTTHVTKETEGKEEAYVQQRRESVGDDGASAASEEEVRWAK